The DNA region ATGATGTTAATGGTTAACATGTGGAAAGATTGTCTAAAAATATGTTATCATGTTATCAATTGCGTTATTGATGATGAGACGCTGGGAGTCTCATCTCAATGTATTCAAACCTCGCAAATCATTCTTGggaatttggacattttgagcaGATTTCTTTGCAAGTGGATGCATAAGGTAAGCCCTATTCGTATGTTAGTGATTTATGAAATGGATGTTATCTTGATCCTTCAGGTTATCTGTTCAGCTGGTGAGTGTTGTCATGCTTATGGTGCCATCATAATGCTTGTAATGTTTGGTAATAACATTTTGTTCAGCCTTACAGTTTCCTTTCATGATTGAGACGTAGGCATTGAGTGTTAAAATTGTCTCTGCTTTGTAAGCTTGACCTAATAAATATTCCTAGACTTCTGTTTGCATTTATGCAGGAATTCCGCGTTATGCATCACCATACACTCCAATGATGAGACCAATGTTTCCTCCACGTCCACCAGGTGCAATTGGCATCATTCCTCCCTTGATGCGCCCTCCAGTCCCTATAATACGTCCTCCAATTATTCCGCCTGTTGCTAGGCCAGCTGCCATCCCAAGCATTGCTCAAACAGAGGAACCACAAACAACAGTTTATGTTGGCAAGATATCGTCCACTGCAGAAAATGAGTTTATGCTTTCTCTTTTGCAGGTGAGTGAATTTACATATTGACATTTCAATTACTTTTTGGGGAGTGGAGCTTTGTTCATTTTTGCGTTTCTCACTTGTTTGTGTTCACAATGAATCCTTTTCCTGCCTTGCAAATCCCAGTATATATATGGGTGTTTGTGATCTCTAAATTTAACTGATCTTTCTGCTGTATGATTTGTAAAGCTCTGCGGGCCTGTTAGGAGTTGGAAGCGCGCTCAAGATCCGACAAATGGATCTCTGAAAGGTTTTGGGTTTTGTGAGTTTGAGTCTGCTGAAGGGGTTCTCCGTGCATTGAGATTGCTCAACAAATTAAACATTGACGGGCAGGAGCTGATGGTATAGTTCTGTCTTTTCCCTCTCTGTCTCTCAATCAACtgtctaaaataaataaataggattttttcatttttatctgtgcATTTTAGTACAATTATTTTGCAGCATGAACATGTCATGAATGATGAAATTAATTTATGATAAGTTATCGTTCCATCTGACAGTGAGTGCCTTTGCAGCTCATCTGTCTACTAAATATTTTCAGCATCTTTCCCCAGTGTTTGGCAAATATGAACATTTGTTCTCTGTGCATGTTTTATGACCAAGTCATAAAATAGGCTTAGATGGGCTCTCCTCCAATTCATGTTACACCCTTAGCTTATTAGGGGGAagtgaaatttcaacttctaatCTTGGTTATACTTGGTATCGTTGCAGTTAAATGTCAATCAAGCAACTCGTGATTACCTTGAACATTATGTTGAGAAGAAAGTAGTAGAAACCTTAAAGAAGCCCAAAGAATCTGAAACTGAAGGCGCCGAGAAAGAAGAAAGTGCATCAGGTGGGGAAAAGAATGAAAGTGCAAAGACTTCTATAGAACCTCCTGAGTCCACTACAGAAGAATCAAAGAAAGATGGTGGTGAGAAAGGGAATTTTGATGCTGCTAATTTCGGTCTGGTCAATGATGAAGATAGGCAAGCTGACAAGGAGGCTGTGGAGAAGCTCAAGGATATGCTAGAGGAAAGGCTGAAGAATAAACCATTAccacctccacctccacctccacAAACAGCTAAAGATGGTTCTGATAACTCAAATACGGAAAACCCCAAAGATGGGGAAGCAGATAGAGATACCGCAAAAATTGGTTAGTTTATCGGACCGCTAAAATGccgccttttttttcttttgaagatTTTCTTTATTGCCTAGatgttataaaaaaatattagtgCTTTAGTCTTAATGCTTTTCTGACACGTTTCAATATGATTTTGGAAACAATGCAGAAGACAAAAATGATGATGAATTGATCAGTCAAAGTAAAACATCAAGTGAGCATGACAAGGCTGATATTAGCTCACCTGACCATCGTAGGCATGATAGGAGAAGTAGGGATCGAGAGAGGGATTTGAAGAGGGAAAAGGAAAGGGAACTCGAAAGGTATGAGAGAGAACGTGAACAAGAACGAGCCAAGAGAGAGAAGGAGAGAGATTACAAGATCCGCGAAGATGAGCGAAGGTACAAGGTCCGTGAAAAGGAGTGGGAATCTAAAGAAAGGGAGAGGGAATATTGGcggaaaaaagagagagaaagggaGAAAGAAAGGGCTCAAGAGCGCAAATGGGATATAAATGAGCAAGAACGTGAAAGTGAAGATGGTTATAGGAAAAGGAAACACAGGACTAGTGACGAGGAGAGGAAACGACGGCAGAGGGAGAAGGAAGATGACTTGGCCGATAGgcttaaagaagaagaagagattgcTGAGGCTAAGAGAAGAGAAGATGAGGAACAGCAGAAAAAAGAGCAGGAGGAGGCATTGAAAATCCTTTCCGGTCATCTGGCTAATGGACGCGAGAAAGCTGTTTCCTATGAGGAGAGCAACCTTGAAAGCCAAGATAAGAATATTGAGACAGCTCATGATAATTTAAGTCAGGGTAACTATTTTAGTttattcttctttagattttATTGCTATGACTTCTGCTCTATCTTTCTATTTGGTTTTGACATTCAAATAACAGGTGAAGGAGTTGTGCAAAATGGGACTGATGAAGAATCCGTATTGGCAGCTACTGCTTCATCAGATATGAAGCATAATAGCAATGCCCCAGCGAAAAGATTGGGATTTGGCCTCCTAGGGTCGGGGAAAAGAGCTGCTGTCCCTTCTGTTTTCAACGCAGATGAGGATGAGGatactcaaaaagaaaagaagatgagGCCATTGGTTCCAATTGACTACTCCATTGATGAGCGACATATGGTCCAACCTTCTATCTCTGAATCACCACCGGCTGTGGGTGCAGATCTTGCTAAGAGATTTTCAAATGTCAATCCTAAAGAAGAGAGGCCTGATGGAGAGAAGGACAGACACAGAAGAACTCATGACAGGTCCAGCCAGAGGGATCGGGACAAGCTTGATGAAGATACTAAACGAACCAGGGATGAGAGCAGAAACCTTGATCATGATAGAGTTCGGGAACCTAGGCCTGATAAGGTTAAGACGCCTGATAATCAGAAGCTTTTAGATGCAAAACAATTGATTGACATGATTCCAAAGACCAAAGACGAGTTGTTCTCATATGAGATAAACTGGACTATTTATGACAAGGTGAGAACTGGTACCTCACTTTCAATCTCCTCCTTTAATACATGAGAAGGTTTCACTGGATCGTAGCAAATGCTATCAAGTTAAATTCATTGCTAGACCTTTGACATGATTTTATCTTAGAGTTGTATGATACCTGCAACTTCTAGCCTGTTAGTGGAGGGTATACTTGGTAATGGCTCCTCTTATGTACGGAAATCATGGTAAGAGGAACATAGCTTTGTATTTTCATATTGATGTATTCCTGCAAGTAACATAAAGCAGAGGGGGAGGAGATAATATACCCACCCAGCTTCTAGGATTTGGTGGGCTTTTATGCTTAATGGTTGATAGTTGGGTAAAGTATCAAAAGTTTCCTCTAGTGGAGCTTGTCCATATGTCAATGAAAATCTAGTTTAGCTGATAGAATTTGACCTATTGCAGCCAAACGTTTGATATAGGCTCTGCCCCCGAAATAGCCAGTCTTTCTTTCCAATCACATGTTTCCGTTGTCACTATTTTTATGTTTGAGCATAATACTAGTAAGATCAACCTGATGTTTCCTTCGACTTTGTTACTATTTCTTAATTTCACAAGAAAGGGAGCTGATGAATGTGTTCCTCAAGTATTTCTTATGGGTAGATGCCACAGAACTCCTAAGGCATTGTGTATCTGTTGACATATGCCCGAGATGTATGCTAGTTCTAAAACTTTGGTTACTGCTGTGTGATAAATGAGGATAGGCTTTTTATTAGATTGAGTATAGTGTTCTTAGCATTAGCACTTTACATCGATTCATGGTAATTAGTAGGGAGTAGAGAAGGCATGAGTGGTTCCTATAATAGgtttttatttgttatattttacAAGGCATCTGCTTTACCTTTGTGTGACCACCTGAAAGTCCACATTGGATTCAAAACATTTGATTAGGATGGAGACGAAAAGTCACTTTGTCAAAAAAAGAGGAGGTAAACTTGGAGGGGAAATTCCTATATCATTATTGATAAAAGTGGATTAATGCATCCGCTCACCTATGAGGAGGCTAGCTTATGTGTTCATAATTGTTCTCCACTGTATGAATTTGGAAGATGCTGTGGATCTACTAGTGATTACTTTGCAGTAGTTATACTTAGCTTTTTGAAAGATGTTTTAGCTGCACTGTATGTGATTTCTGAGTGTCAATAGTTGTTTTATTGGTTGAGGTGTGTGTGTAAGTGCTGCTTTCCACATTATGATATCATTTATCAGCTATGTAGGATAATTTTGGAGGGGGGAAATTTGTTTTGCGTTAAGGAAACTACTTTGCTGCACAAGATCCATCAGCTAAGAAGTTTAAACAGCAATTCTAACTGGTCTTAGTTTCTTCTCTATTGAGCACCAATATAGTTTAGCTTCATTTCTCTATTGAGCACCAACATAGTTGCTTTATTGCTGAATCATGTATTCAGCAATTAGATAAACTTTGTTCAGGAATTATCTAGCTTTCTGAAATATGATCAACTCAT from Nicotiana tabacum cultivar K326 chromosome 24, ASM71507v2, whole genome shotgun sequence includes:
- the LOC107767286 gene encoding RNA-binding motif protein 25 isoform X5; this encodes MMRPMFPPRPPGAIGIIPPLMRPPVPIIRPPIIPPVARPAAIPSIAQTEEPQTTVYVGKISSTAENEFMLSLLQLCGPVRSWKRAQDPTNGSLKGFGFCEFESAEGVLRALRLLNKLNIDGQELMLNVNQATRDYLEHYVEKKVVETLKKPKESETEGAEKEESASGGEKNESAKTSIEPPESTTEESKKDGGEKGNFDAANFGLVNDEDRQADKEAVEKLKDMLEERLKNKPLPPPPPPPQTAKDGSDNSNTENPKDGEADRDTAKIEDKNDDELISQSKTSSEHDKADISSPDHRRHDRRSRDRERDLKREKERELERYEREREQERAKREKERDYKIREDERRYKVREKEWESKEREREYWRKKEREREKERAQERKWDINEQERESEDGYRKRKHRTSDEERKRRQREKEDDLADRLKEEEEIAEAKRREDEEQQKKEQEEALKILSGHLANGREKAVSYEESNLESQDKNIETAHDNLSQGEGVVQNGTDEESVLAATASSDMKHNSNAPAKRLGFGLLGSGKRAAVPSVFNADEDEDTQKEKKMRPLVPIDYSIDERHMVQPSISESPPAVGADLAKRFSNVNPKEERPDGEKDRHRRTHDRSSQRDRDKLDEDTKRTRDESRNLDHDRVREPRPDKVKTPDNQKLLDAKQLIDMIPKTKDELFSYEINWTIYDKNALHERMRPWISKKITDFLGEEEPTLVDYIVSSTQEHVKATEMLERLQSILDEEAEMFVLKMWRMLIFEIKKVETGLALRPKS
- the LOC107767286 gene encoding RNA-binding motif protein 25 isoform X3, with amino-acid sequence MVTLLCINRAPCLLPVICSAGECCHAYGAIIMLVMFGIPRYASPYTPMMRPMFPPRPPGAIGIIPPLMRPPVPIIRPPIIPPVARPAAIPSIAQTEEPQTTVYVGKISSTAENEFMLSLLQLCGPVRSWKRAQDPTNGSLKGFGFCEFESAEGVLRALRLLNKLNIDGQELMLNVNQATRDYLEHYVEKKVVETLKKPKESETEGAEKEESASGGEKNESAKTSIEPPESTTEESKKDGGEKGNFDAANFGLVNDEDRQADKEAVEKLKDMLEERLKNKPLPPPPPPPQTAKDGSDNSNTENPKDGEADRDTAKIEDKNDDELISQSKTSSEHDKADISSPDHRRHDRRSRDRERDLKREKERELERYEREREQERAKREKERDYKIREDERRYKVREKEWESKEREREYWRKKEREREKERAQERKWDINEQERESEDGYRKRKHRTSDEERKRRQREKEDDLADRLKEEEEIAEAKRREDEEQQKKEQEEALKILSGHLANGREKAVSYEESNLESQDKNIETAHDNLSQGEGVVQNGTDEESVLAATASSDMKHNSNAPAKRLGFGLLGSGKRAAVPSVFNADEDEDTQKEKKMRPLVPIDYSIDERHMVQPSISESPPAVGADLAKRFSNVNPKEERPDGEKDRHRRTHDRSSQRDRDKLDEDTKRTRDESRNLDHDRVREPRPDKVKTPDNQKLLDAKQLIDMIPKTKDELFSYEINWTIYDKNALHERMRPWISKKITDFLGEEEPTLVDYIVSSTQEHVKATEMLERLQSILDEEAEMFVLKMWRMLIFEIKKVETGLALRPKS
- the LOC107767286 gene encoding RNA-binding motif protein 25 isoform X2 — protein: MMMLMVNMWKDCLKICYHVINCVIDDETLGVSSQCIQTSQIILGNLDILSRFLCKWMHKTSVCIYAGIPRYASPYTPMMRPMFPPRPPGAIGIIPPLMRPPVPIIRPPIIPPVARPAAIPSIAQTEEPQTTVYVGKISSTAENEFMLSLLQLCGPVRSWKRAQDPTNGSLKGFGFCEFESAEGVLRALRLLNKLNIDGQELMLNVNQATRDYLEHYVEKKVVETLKKPKESETEGAEKEESASGGEKNESAKTSIEPPESTTEESKKDGGEKGNFDAANFGLVNDEDRQADKEAVEKLKDMLEERLKNKPLPPPPPPPQTAKDGSDNSNTENPKDGEADRDTAKIEDKNDDELISQSKTSSEHDKADISSPDHRRHDRRSRDRERDLKREKERELERYEREREQERAKREKERDYKIREDERRYKVREKEWESKEREREYWRKKEREREKERAQERKWDINEQERESEDGYRKRKHRTSDEERKRRQREKEDDLADRLKEEEEIAEAKRREDEEQQKKEQEEALKILSGHLANGREKAVSYEESNLESQDKNIETAHDNLSQGEGVVQNGTDEESVLAATASSDMKHNSNAPAKRLGFGLLGSGKRAAVPSVFNADEDEDTQKEKKMRPLVPIDYSIDERHMVQPSISESPPAVGADLAKRFSNVNPKEERPDGEKDRHRRTHDRSSQRDRDKLDEDTKRTRDESRNLDHDRVREPRPDKVKTPDNQKLLDAKQLIDMIPKTKDELFSYEINWTIYDKNALHERMRPWISKKITDFLGEEEPTLVDYIVSSTQEHVKATEMLERLQSILDEEAEMFVLKMWRMLIFEIKKVETGLALRPKS
- the LOC107767286 gene encoding RNA-binding motif protein 25 isoform X1, with translation MADSAPLPENSTAVANPQQPPESDNKISQSDPSPAPSLSALPPPPPPSIQSYSTVPPSFRPATPPAPVPGGVTPLFSPLPNPNLQQHQHQQQTSNFPNPAVQPPGVSSVPPAMNPAPTGAVPMTSTQQIMPPYAMHGQLMRPYAPMPNGYPAMHQQGAMPPPGIPRYASPYTPMMRPMFPPRPPGAIGIIPPLMRPPVPIIRPPIIPPVARPAAIPSIAQTEEPQTTVYVGKISSTAENEFMLSLLQLCGPVRSWKRAQDPTNGSLKGFGFCEFESAEGVLRALRLLNKLNIDGQELMLNVNQATRDYLEHYVEKKVVETLKKPKESETEGAEKEESASGGEKNESAKTSIEPPESTTEESKKDGGEKGNFDAANFGLVNDEDRQADKEAVEKLKDMLEERLKNKPLPPPPPPPQTAKDGSDNSNTENPKDGEADRDTAKIEDKNDDELISQSKTSSEHDKADISSPDHRRHDRRSRDRERDLKREKERELERYEREREQERAKREKERDYKIREDERRYKVREKEWESKEREREYWRKKEREREKERAQERKWDINEQERESEDGYRKRKHRTSDEERKRRQREKEDDLADRLKEEEEIAEAKRREDEEQQKKEQEEALKILSGHLANGREKAVSYEESNLESQDKNIETAHDNLSQGEGVVQNGTDEESVLAATASSDMKHNSNAPAKRLGFGLLGSGKRAAVPSVFNADEDEDTQKEKKMRPLVPIDYSIDERHMVQPSISESPPAVGADLAKRFSNVNPKEERPDGEKDRHRRTHDRSSQRDRDKLDEDTKRTRDESRNLDHDRVREPRPDKVKTPDNQKLLDAKQLIDMIPKTKDELFSYEINWTIYDKNALHERMRPWISKKITDFLGEEEPTLVDYIVSSTQEHVKATEMLERLQSILDEEAEMFVLKMWRMLIFEIKKVETGLALRPKS
- the LOC107767286 gene encoding RNA-binding motif protein 25 isoform X4, with translation MMMLMVNMWKDCLKICYHVINCVIDDETLGVSSQCIQTSQIILGNLDILSRFLCKWMHKVSPIRMLVIYEMDVILILQVICSAGECCHAYGAIIMLVMFGIPRYASPYTPMMRPMFPPRPPGAIGIIPPLMRPPVPIIRPPIIPPVARPAAIPSIAQTEEPQTTVYVGKISSTAENEFMLSLLQLCGPVRSWKRAQDPTNGSLKGFGFCEFESAEGVLRALRLLNKLNIDGQELMLNVNQATRDYLEHYVEKKVVETLKKPKESETEGAEKEESASGGEKNESAKTSIEPPESTTEESKKDGGEKGNFDAANFGLVNDEDRQADKEAVEKLKDMLEERLKNKPLPPPPPPPQTAKDGSDNSNTENPKDGEADRDTAKIEDKNDDELISQSKTSSEHDKADISSPDHRRHDRRSRDRERDLKREKERELERYEREREQERAKREKERDYKIREDERRYKVREKEWESKEREREYWRKKEREREKERAQERKWDINEQERESEDGYRKRKHRTSDEERKRRQREKEDDLADRLKEEEEIAEAKRREDEEQQKKEQEEALKILSGHLANGREKAVSYEESNLESQDKNIETAHDNLSQGEGVVQNGTDEESVLAATASSDMKHNSNAPAKRLGFGLLGSGKRAAVPSVFNADEDEDTQKEKKMRPLVPIDYSIDERHMVQPSISESPPAVGADLAKRFSNVNPKEERPDGEKDRHRRTHDRSSQRDRDKLDEDTKRTRDESRNLDHDRVREPRPDKVKTPDNQKLLDAKQLIDMIPKTKDELFSYEINWTIYDKNALHERMRPWISKKITDFLGEEEPTLVDYIVSSTQEHVKATEMLERLQSILDEEAEMFVLKMWRMLIFEIKKVETGLALRPKS